The Setaria viridis chromosome 9, Setaria_viridis_v4.0, whole genome shotgun sequence sequence ttggtggtcggtggattaccccgtctgtctacatgaaattggattaaggtcgaaatgtgatagtgttcgtgatcaagtgtttgaaagtattaatcttatacctagtatgggatggggaatcctaatacctgattgaaccggaacgtgagcggatcgttccactgtctctggaacggagttcccttgcagccgcatgtggtgacaagtgcagtaatagaatggcagaggctgggtctatggagccttataccaagggaagtgggcctaaCACGGgtttgggaattgatggggacggctaataaatgaagcgaccctttgcggtgcgcggatgtcatgaggttaggttcgccatgcatggttaagaaatttgaatcgattcatctgcctctcacagtttgggactacttgatcgctatgctacactgactaacaatggaacttgatgatgatgttaatgttaatgcttgtcataaattgtttggaaactatgcttgtttagtatagttgctaacttagataggtaaatgaacttagaacttgtggttaaaatattgaaagtaaggacctactctagtcgcttttggcaaaaacaaaccccagagccaaaaagcttgcatgtctaggtgttggtggattagtaccaccggtcggttaagtcttgttgagcgtagtcgctcagccttgttgtggcatatctctttcaggtgatgttgacgccTCTGAGTTTGctacaagtggcacttggcctccacaacttcctcctgggtggacagtcgagtgggatccctcctcggacggcgaggattgggatcattgatatcatggtcggcttcatcatgatgtcTGGCAATGACGTTAGCTTCtgcttatttatttctgctgcttgaactctacaactttgtttgaatttcgaactcgatgttgtaataatcttgatgcacttgtttaatctggatggtctattgtaatctctgaaaccactcacaTTCGtatgagctatgctttctcgattctgtgttaagtggtttatcgtaCGAAATCTGACGGACTACcaggttaacttgattaaagtacaggatcgcatgttaggtgacttaaatgtgctttagctaagttaatttgggcggttccgccacactaggTCTATACTTTAATCTCGTAGGGGTCCCTGATCTTTGCCCTAAAGCCCTTTACTCGACTTTCTAAACCGCAATCGGGTCCCTAGCGCGTGGGTTGTGGCGGCCGGCCAAAATTCCGGCGATTCGTTGGCGACCTTGGGACGGTAAGGGGCTAGGAAGGCTTACGAGCTCACCTTGGGCCGGTTTGAAGCAGTTGGGGGCGACAGGGAGGCTCGGTTGGGGCGGAACGGCGCAAAGGCGGGGAGCTTCGGGTGGTGGTGAAGtccagcggcagcggcactCTTTGCGGGACCCGGACGGGCTCTAGAGCTACACGAGAGAGAGGTGAAGCGGCTGGCGGTGTCGGCGAGGTGCGGGGTTgagaggaagggggagctccacggtGAGCTCAAGCGGCGGCGTGTGAGCGCGGAGTAGaggagcttgcggcggcggagcttggcGAGTGGGTGAGGTTCTGGACGGAGTCAACTAGAGCGGAGAGAGAGGCGAAGGGAGCACGGTGGTGCCGGCGGGGTTTATATAGGCGCCGGAGCTCATGGCTGGCCCGTGGGCCGGAGGAGAGTGGGGTGCGTGCTGTCGCGGCCATTAATGGTGATGACGCCATTAGCGGACAGAGGAGGGAAAGGGGCGTGGCAGGCGAGGCGACAGGCGCGGGCGAAGCGAAGCGAGCGTGCGCGGCAatagcggctttgccgggatgcgtcactggcgaggcggggaggAGTTCTCGCGGCTGGGACGGcggttggtggaggcggcggcgtcacgGGGCGCGAGCGGGCAAAGCCGCGGCAAGTCTTGATGTGAGAGGCGAGGAGCATCAGGGCGCGGCTGGAGATCCTGGCGGAGTGGATCGCGCGCGGGGTGCGAGGCAGCACCGGGCGCAGCGGCAACCTGCTTGGGCCGCGGAGTGGCCGGGACGGCAGTGTGTCCATGGGCAGAGCGCTTGGCGTGGCTGGCAaggcctcgggcgaggcgaGACGGGGTGGAAGAGCTGCATGGTGATGTCGAGCTCGACTGGGAAACGAGGCGTGTCGACCCATCCTATCACGGCCGGGGACTGGGCGAGACGGCTTCGCCGATGAAGCCGCAccacgcggcggtggcgctctgGAGCATGCGGCACGCGTGCCCTGGCGCACGCTGGGCCGAGGGATTTGCGGGATCCCTCCCCGGGCTGATTTCCAGGCACAAGATCTCCTAAATCTTGAACCGCATAACATTAACCCCCTTTAccaaagttgtagtcctcagaccaaagttcaacttttgtaattggaCCGAGTTCAAATTCGTGGTAGATTCGGAGATTCAAAGCTGTAAAGTTTGGAAGAACGCcggttttccagacttagagaaaaacgacggtttggctggtttttaggtctttggctgacttgagcttgAAATTTGAAAGGTTCCTGATGCAAAATAGATCAGAGTCCATTTAACAAAGTTGTTATACAAACTTAATTCTCAAACTattataaagggtttttctgATGTTCTGCCCAACTTTTGAGAGATAAGCCCACACTAAGATGCCAGGTTGGGCTGTTTTCAAGACTTAGCCTGGATTGCCAATTGAGGCTGGCTTGAACAAACTAGTTGGCTTTGAACTGAGTTTTGAAGGCTTTTGGGGTAGATTTAGATCTTACTTCTTTAATCAAAATTGTTAAGGTctcgaagctctaaaactttggtatagagCTCAGCTTGAGTTTTTATTTAgatatttcaaaataaatagtcCCAAAGTCGAAACTTCAactatttttcttaattaacacgattcaaatttcgagtttttgaaaagcttctacTCAGATTCaggcaaaacaccaaaaataaaagctATTAGGAAAGTTgatttctacaactcttagctggacagatttttaagttcttaagcgaAAATTTGAGTTACGGTTTAAACAGcagtttagcttgtgagggcaaaagtgtctttttacaTGCCTTCACCGCTGCCAAAGTTTTTCTTTAAGCGCTAATGACTTTATTTAAGATTTAAACATGGCTTAGTTAAGCTAGGTTGTTTCACGCCCTCCCTGGAGAGGGCTAAACACTGgactatgtactttgatggcgccctcaacctcgaaggagccggcgtGGGGTCCTCTTtatatcccccaaaggcgagcaactcaagtacgtgctccagatccactacaaggctacCAACAACGGTGCCGAGTATGAAGCTCTCATCCAcggcctccacatcatcgtctccctcggaatcaaacgCATCATTGCTTATggcgactccaaggttgtcatcgagcaagtcaacaagaactgggactgcaccaaggagtccatggacgcttactgcatgaaaatccgcaaacttgaggcccacttcgaTGCCCTTGAGTTCCGCCATGTCCCTAAGGACCATAATATCACCGCCGATGTCCTGTCCAAGCTTGGCTCCAAGCGTGCGCAGGTTCTGGCTGGCATATTCGTACAAGACCTCCAGAAACCTTCCATCAAAACCTTGGAATATGAACATGTCAACGACGCTGGCGCTCCGGTCTCGGCCGACCCAAAATCTACTgacgtcatgatgattgaggcagaaAAAGTCTGGCGCACCCCATTCATAGCCTTGACCACCGATTAGATGGCGCCAGAGGATAAAATAGAAcatgaaaaattagctcggCGCAGTGCAAATTACGTCGTTATCGGCAaggagctctacaggaaagctACATCTATAGGCatcctgatgaagtgcattctgcACAGCAAAAGCCTCGAACTCCTGCATGAAATCCACTCAGGAACATGTGTCAACCACACCGCCTCGAGCATTTTGGTTGGCAAAGCCTTCCGCTctggtttctactggccaacagcGATAGCCGATGCAAACGAgctcgtccaaaggtgcaaagggtgtcaattcttctccaagcagcagcaTCTGTCAGCTCAAGCCttgcgcaccatcccaccatcctagccttttgcatgctaggggctggacatggtcggacccttcaagaccaCTCCAGGTGGCTACACACAGATCTTtgtggcagttgacaaattcaccaagtagattgaggtcaaggctgtcaccagcatCAAGTCAGCTAAAGTCGCTCAATTCATGGAGGAAATTACACACCATTTTGGAGTGCCgaacaggatcatcaccgaccttggCAAGCAATTCACAGGCTCCGAGTTTTGGGATTTCTAccaagacaacctcatcgatgtgtactactcctcagtagcaCACCGTGCTGCAAGGGTCAAGTCGAATGTGCGAACGGGATGGTCCTCTAATCCCTCAAGTCACGCATCTTCAACGACgcatccaagtacgccaccaagtggctacgcgAGTTACCCCATGTCATTTGGGGCCTACAAACATAGAAGAGCCGGGCTACCGGCTACACCCCTATCTTTATGGTGTACGGCTCAGAGATCATCCTGCCATCCGACGTGGCATTTGGCGCCCCTCGCATCCAATACTACAAGGAAGGTGAGGCAGAAATAAGTCGACGGGTAGACATCGACAGTCTTGAAGAGCATCACGTGGCAGCCCTCATCCAGCACGCACGCCACGAGCAGCAGATACGGCGCTACCATGATCGGAATGCCAGGGAACGTTCCTTCAACGTTGGTGATTTGGTGCTTCGCTGGATCTAGTCCACCAAGGATATACACAAGCTGGCCGCCccctgggagggccccttcatcgtcaaagaaGTCATCTAGCTAGGAACTTATCGACTCCAATAGGTGGATGGCTCAGGcgtccccaatccatggaacatcgagcacctacggcgcttctacccttaggattCACAAGCTATTTATTCTACTTTTCCCTTTTCATTAAATAAATACAACCTCTGTGGTTCTTAGTGTACCTAGTGCCTTATTGTTTCTTTTACCCGAGTTGTTCCTGACGCTCGGAGGCTGTCCAACCTGTTAGCTCGCTCTCAGGGGCTACCCCCAGGCGCTGACCTCCAGGTCccgcatccttctcctccccctcttgaggcaatacgactaactcgtgtggtcggcgTCCCAGCTTgagaaacctagacaaccttgcattcaTCCCTCcaacaagctcgagatccggtcTCAGCATGACACTAGTCAGGCAAGGCTCGGCGCGACTGCAGGCCTCAGCTACATGTtgtcctgtcgtatacaccaagggatgGATGGAGACTCTTTTTTCTCCACATACGGTTAAGTTAATTACATCACTTGTCTTTTAAGATAGTTTAATACACCTCAGAGTTTAACACAGTTTAATGCTCGGAGTGTACTTTTGAGAGGTCTCCTGAACAAGAGTACCTTAGAGTGTTTCGATGTTTTGCACGTGTGAGAGCAAGTGCCTCTCTTatataggctccaagaggtgAGGTTCATCAAACCTGAACATCATAATGCGATGGAAGTTACTAGTAATTGATGGGAATAATGGTCATCACTAATAACTCTTAATATTTTATTGGCTGTGTTAATTGAGTGAAGCAATTCTCATAAACAACAATAATAACCTCTCCTCAACTTCCCAAGCAAAATTGACCATCACTCCTAACATTTATGGTGGACCTTTTAATTCTTATTTGATTAATTGAAATAAATGTGCCTAACCCAATTAATCCAACAGTTATTAGCTGACAGGACACTTTGGTAAAGGAATCACAAGTCTCTTATTCGTTAGAAATTTAGTAGAACTCAGCCGGCAGCGTGCTGGACAGTCGTATCTGTAAAGTGTAAAGAAACCGAGCATTTCGTGTTTTGCATGTCCGACGGAAGAGCGGCTTCTCAATTAACTTTTTTGCAGGGTATCTTGCAACCACCATGGGTCCAATTTTATAAGACACAATACAAAGCATTCACCGTATCATTGTACTAGCATCTATCATTTGTGTCGGTAGTATGGCATATCACATTTCGTACAGGAAACTGAAACGGATTAGGTGCCTCTTCCAACACATAATCAGCGATTTGGTACACAGATCGTTACTAATGATTGCATCCTTACCTGTACCAATAATGATGTCGTCCGTTTATTAACATCCCTGTAACCGGCTGTGCGCGAATCGGCCCGTTCGGCCGTTCCTAACGCATCATCGAAGAGGACTAGCTGTGCATTTCCGACGACGAGCATAAAAAATGCAGTGCACAGGTACAAGGCACTGTCGACAATACACATCACCGGATAACTGCCAAGAGGCCGTTGCTTTTTTAATGGTGCACGCATGACTACCCGAAGTCTCCGTTCCTCGCATGATTTGCTCCGGAGCCATGTGACCCCTACCAAAGAACGTCGGGTGCAACAGCCCTTGATGGCGATCGCGGCGCACTGCGTTCCATCGATCGAGTCTTTTCCTCCCCTATAAATACCCCAGCAAGGTGCTCTTCCCCAACCATCCAAAACACCGAATCTTAGTGTCTGCTCGGTACTAGCAGTAGCTATACCTTCAGTAGATCTTAAGCTTGGAGTAGAATTTGTGTTTGCTGCACTGAGCTAAGATGGCCTCCTCTTCCAAGGCTGCAGCATTTGCTGCACTGCTCTTCTCCCTCCTTGTCACGTATGGCTCGTGCACTCGGCCGGTGAACTTTAACGAGTCGGACTTCACCGCCGACCCCAACTGGGAGGCCGCCAGGGCCACCTGGTATGGGGCACCCACCGGCGCCGGTCCTGACGACGACGGTACGTAATTCTCGGTCATGGCTACGTATGGGTATTGGCGTATTGCTGAATGCCGCATTTTTGGACGATTAATAAACTAACTCTGCATGCATGCCCTTGGCGACCCATCTTTTTTTGTGCAGGTGGCGCCTGCGGGTTCAAGAACGTGAACCTGCCACCGTTCTCGGCGATGACGTCCTGCGGCAACGAGCCACTGTTCAAGGACGGCAAGGGCTGCGGCTCCTGCTACCAGGTACGTAGACTTTTCCGTCTCTGCCGTGTCGTGGAAAACAGGAAAAGGATACCGATCCGAAAGCTTATTTGAGGTACATGCAGTTGTTGTTTTCACTAACTCCATTTGTTGCTCCTCTTCTTCAGATACGATGCACCAACCACGCTGCGTGCTCCGGCAACCCGGAGACGGTGATAATCACCGACATGAACTACTACCCCGTCGCCAAGTACCACTTCGACCTCAGCGGCACGGCCTTCGGCGCCATGGCCAAGCCAGGCCGCAACGATGAGCTCCGCCATGCCGGCATCATCGACATCCAATTCAAGAGGTGGGTACCATGCATTGCTGCTCGTTGCACAGAGCCGCAGAACAGAATCATTAGCTCGACCGTCTAGCTTACCTGTTCTGTGGAGCCCTTGTACTTTTGCTCAACCGATTTTGACGACACGACAGCCAGTTTTAAATGGGGGGCTGGGGCCCACGTAGATTCGCAGAAATATTTAGTACCAGTACTTCCAATTCACTCCGAATTTGGAGTCTGCATGCACTGTGGATCGACAAAGGTTGCTTAATTTGAAGCCTAATCCATGTCCAAACGCACCACATGGCTTGTTCCTGCAGGGTGCCCTGCAACTACCCCGGCCAGAAGGTGACGTTCCACGTCGAGGAGGGCTCGAACGCCGTCTACTTGGCGGTGCTCGTCGAGTTcgaagacggcgacggcgatgtgGTGCAGGTGGACCTCATGGAAGCCAACTCTGGGTCATGGACTCCGATGCGCGAGTCCTGGGGATCCATCTGGAGGCTGGACTCCAACCACCGGCTGCAGGCGCCCTTCTCAGTGCGCATCACCAACGAGTCCGGCAGGATGCTGGTGGCCAACCAGGTCATCCCGGCCAACTGGGTGCCCAACACCTATTACCGCTCCATCATCCAGTACTAGCTCATGCATGATCTGGTTCTGCCAACAATAATTCGGTCACTGATAGATTTTCGATTCATTTGGTACTATTTCGTTGTTCCATTGGATTGAGGTGCCTTAATTAGTTAGTAGGTGAGGTATCAGGAGTCCGGCTATGCTGGCATCAGTAGGAGTTGTTTGTGTCTGTAAGAGATTGACGTGTGGGAAATAGAGGAGGCAAGTTTGCATGTGCTTTCCCGGCCCACTGTCTATGAATGTAATGGTGTGATCAAGGTTTTAAATTATAAACACTGTTTTGTGCACCATTAAGTAAAGGCACCTGCTAAGCTTCGGTTGTATGGAAACGCGAGACCTCACTGGCGACGGACATTTCAGCACAATGTGATGGTCTTGTTCGTGTGTGCACGAATGGGGTTCTGTTCGTGCTTGGGGTTCCCTTCCTGCTCCCGCTGGACTCAGAGGATATGCACGAAAAAACAGAGGTTGAAGATAAGGCTGTTCGAAAAGCTAGGGTCGTGAGCTGCTCGTGTTTGGTTCATCTTAGGCTTGTTTTGAGATCGGTCCTAATTCTAAACAAGCTAAGCTCGAGCTTGATCTCGAGATCGAAAAGCTCCATTAAGCTTGTGTATTACTATCAGTTATGACTCTGAAATATGCATACATGTATCTAATTTTCTTTCCCAATTGCATTTTCCAAATTGCCAAAGTCTACAAACAAGACAATGGCTCAAGTCTAATTACTATATGATTAACTAAGTTTGTAACTGATAAAATCTCAAGGATCGTGAACTATTGGTGTTTGACTCCCTTAAAGCTCGACTCCAGATTGGCTTGAAATGATCCAAGCTTGAGCCTAGCTATAGGCTCGAACGGTTCTGAGGCTCGGATCAAGCTCGGCTCGACGCTCTTAAAAGCTCATGCTTGAAGCGATAAGCTCGAGGTTGGCTCATTTACAACCCTTGTTGAAGTCTATCTCATATCATTTGGATTGAGATCCGTTGGTGGCAAAGCATCACTAAAGGCAATTTTCAAGCATGTCCTTTTGCTAATCAGTATGACACTTTACTTTTCATTTTCTTGTGTTGATTATCTGGCTggacttcatatttttttcagtTATTCAGTCATATACCCCACCTCCAATTACAAATAATTAATGTTTGGACACCAGAATGATCTAATATAAAAAACACAGATTTAACTAGTACTTTTGGATTACTCATATCATACCCCAAAATTAACACATAAAATGCAATATATAACTAGAATTTGAAACGGTTGACTACCCACAAGTAGATAGGGGTACAAATAATATGGATATTTTCCGACTATTCTGATCGACCAAGGAGGGTCGGATACTGGTTCGGATATAAATTTAGATAGTCTTGTTGGATGTCGGCTACAAATACAGGAAGGGTGATATCTGTAGATATTGGATACCAAATCCTGACGTGTAGGCTCAACTAAAGGCCCAAGAGGGTAAGTGAACAATAgtttcttgttttttctttgtAAAGTATTTTTAACTTAAAAATAGTTTCTTGTTTTCTCTTTGTAAAGTGTTTTTAACTTAAAAAGGAATTATATTCAAATTCTAACTTCACTAATATTTAAGTAAattaaaataaatctaaaaaataaTACGTCAATATAACAACTTTGTTCTTATAAAAGTTGTTAATCTGAGGAAAAAATCAGTGTTTGAGAAACATGTAAGTACATGTTT is a genomic window containing:
- the LOC117836062 gene encoding expansin-B3, which translates into the protein MASSSKAAAFAALLFSLLVTYGSCTRPVNFNESDFTADPNWEAARATWYGAPTGAGPDDDGGACGFKNVNLPPFSAMTSCGNEPLFKDGKGCGSCYQIRCTNHAACSGNPETVIITDMNYYPVAKYHFDLSGTAFGAMAKPGRNDELRHAGIIDIQFKRVPCNYPGQKVTFHVEEGSNAVYLAVLVEFEDGDGDVVQVDLMEANSGSWTPMRESWGSIWRLDSNHRLQAPFSVRITNESGRMLVANQVIPANWVPNTYYRSIIQY